The DNA window AAAGATATGAACATGCATCCACCATCATTACAAGCAACCTTGATTTCCAGGAATGGGACCGGGCCTTTGAAAACAAGCTTTTGGGATCAGCTACCATCGATAGACTCCGGCATGATGCCTACCTGGTCTATTTGGATGGGCCCAGCTACAGGAAACCAAAGCCAAACCAAGCTCTCAAAAAAGAGGTGGAAAAAAGCCAAAAATCAGCCTAAAAAATGGGGGGTTCGCAACCTCAAGATGGCCACTTAAAACTGGCCCCATTAGGGCGATCATAGGGTGGCCCGATTAGCCGATCATGGGTGGCTCCATTGGGGTGGTCAATGACAAAAGCATCA is part of the Desulfovermiculus halophilus DSM 18834 genome and encodes:
- a CDS encoding ATP-binding protein, with translation RYEHASTIITSNLDFQEWDRAFENKLLGSATIDRLRHDAYLVYLDGPSYRKPKPNQALKKEVEKSQKSA